A stretch of DNA from Roseovarius sp. M141:
CGAGGACGGGGCCGCTTACGCCGTCAGTTCGACCTTCGCCACGACCGGACTTGCGCGCATCGTGGACGCCAGTTTCAGGCTCAGCGCGCAGGGGCGCATCACCGCAGGCGGCCTTGCGCCCAGCAGATATGACGAACAGATCGACACCGGTGACCGGCGCTCGACCGCGCAGCTCAGCTATGCGTCCGGCGTACCGCGCATCACCGGCGGCACCGTCGCGGCCAAGGTGGCCGAGGATCCCGATGCGCTGGACCCGCGCGCGCAAAAAGGCAGCGTCGATCCTCTGACCGCGCTCTACGGCGTTTTGCGCGGCCGTCCCGCAAAAGGGATCTGCCGCTATAGCGTAATCGTCTTTGACGGCGCGCGGCGCGCGGCGCTGGTTATGTCCGGGCGCCGCGATGCGGGTGATCTGGTCACTTGTACCGGCGCCTATACCCGCCTTGCCGGATTTTCCGCGTCCGAAATGAAGCGCCAGAGCGTCTATTCCTTTTCCATCACCTACGCGCCTGCCGGGGGGGTCATGCAACCGCAGTCACTATCGGTCCGCTCAGGTTATGGCACCGCCGAGTTGACCCGCAAGTAAATGACGCCGGACCTGCCCATCACCGAAGTTATTCCGCCACTGATCAAGGCGCTGCGCAGCCGTGGCCGGGCCGTTCTTCAGGCGCCGCCGGGTGCAGGCAAGACGACGCTGGTGCCGCTGGCATTGCTTGACGCCGGGGTGGCGCCGGGCCGCATCGTCATGCTGGAGCCACGCCGGTTGGCCGCGCGCGCCGCCGCCGAACGCATGGCCCAAACGCTGGGCGAGGAGGTCGGCCAGACCGTCGGCTACCGCGTGCGCGGCGAGGCAAAAGTATCAAAATCCACCCGGATCGAGGTGGTGACAACCGGCATTTTGACCCGCCGCATCCAGTCCGACCCGGAGCTGGCAGGCGTCGGCGCCGTGATCTTCGACGAATTTCACGAACGTAGCCTCGACAGCGATCTGGGCCTTGCGCTGTGTCTGGAAATCGCCGGAGCATTGCGGCCAGATCTGCTGCTGCTGGCGATGTCCGCCACGCTGGACGCCGCCCCAGTGGCGGTGCTGATGGGGGATGCGCCGCTGATCACATCACAGGGGCGCGCCTATCCGGTCGAAACGCGGTGGTTGGACCGCCCCGTGCCCAAGGCGCAGCGATTCGAGGTCGCGCTGGCCGATCTGACCTGCACCGCGCTGGAGCAAACGACGGGCGGCGTGCTGGTATTCCTGCCCGGCGAGGGCGAGATTCGGCGGCTGGAGGGGCTGCTGGCCCCGCACATACCTGTCGGCTGTGTCATCCGCCCCCTCTTTGGCGCGATGGATTTTACCGCCCAGCGCGCAGCGATCGCTCCCGAAGCATCGGCGCGCAAGATCGTGCTGGCGACCTCCATCGCGGAAACCTCGCTGACGATTGAGGGCATCCGCACCGTGGTCGACGGCGGGCGCGCCCGGCGCGCGCGGTTCGATCCCGCATCGGGCATGGCCCGGCTGGTGACGGAGCCGGTCTCGCGGGCCGAGGCGACCCAGCGGCAGGGCCGCGCGGGGCGGGTGGCGCCCGGCGCCTGCTACCGCCTGTGGACGCGCGGCGAAGAGGGCGCTCTGCCCGCCTTTCCCCCGGCAGAGATCGAGGCGGCGGACCTTGCCCCTCTGGCGCTGGAACTGGCCCTGTGGGGCGCCGCGCCCGATCAGATCCCGTTGCTGACCCAGCCCAACCCCGGCAGCTATGGCGAGGCGCAGGCCCTGCTGATGATGCTGGGGGCGCTGGATGGCGCGAGCCACATCACTGCCCACGGACGCGCGCTGGCTGCACTGCCGCTGCACCCGCGCCTTGCGCATATGCTGGCACTGGCCGGGCCGGACGCGGCCCCGCTGGCGGCGCTGCTGTCCGATCGCGATCCGCTACCGCGCAGCGCGCCTGCCGATCTGGTCCTGCGCCTGAAGGCAATCCGCAACCCCAAAGGCCCGCATCCCTACCCGCCCAGCCGCGCCGTCCTGCACCGCATCGCACAGGAGGCGCGTCGCCTGCGCAGCACGACAAAACCGCCCGGCGAACCAATCAGCGATGCCGAAATGGCCGCCCTCGCCTATCCCGACCGGATCGGTCTGCGCCGGCCCGGCGACGCGCCGCGCTATCTGTTGTCCGGCGGCAAGGGCGCAATGCTGGACGCGACCGATACCTTGGCCGGCCAGCGCCTGATCGTGGTGACGGACACCGACGGCAACCCGCGTGAGGCCCGCATCCGGCAGGCCATCGCGCTCAGCGACGCGGGGCTGCGCAGGCTTTTCGCGGATCAGATTGCTTGGCACGATGTCTGCGCTTGGTCGCGCCGCGAAGGCCGCGTGCTGACGCGCCAGCAGGAACGCTTTGGTGCGCTGGTGCTGGAGGATCGCCAGTGGAAGGGCGCGCCGCAGGCCGCTGTCGCGCGCGCAATGCTGGATGGCGTGCGCGACATTGGCCTGATCTGGACGGATGCCGCCCGCCGCTTTGCGGCGCGTGTGGCATTGGGGCGGGCCGCAGGGATGGACCTGCCCGATATGTCTGATGCCGCGTTGCTGGACCGTCTGGAGGCGTGGCTACTGCCCTATCTGGATGGCGTGAAATCGGCGCAGGATTGGCGCCGTTTCGACATATTGGAGGCGCTGCGCGCGCAGTTGGACTGGGACGCCATGCAGGCGCTGGACACGGCAACGCCCGCGCGGTTCACCACGCCGCTGGGCCGCGACATTCCCATCGATTATGGCATCGATCCCCCCGAAATCCAGCTGCGCCTGCAAGAGATGTTCGGCCAGACCACCCACCCGATGCTGGGCCGCACGCCCCTGCGCGTGACGCTGTTGTCACCAGCCGGGCGCCCCGTTCAGACGACACAGGACATTCCCGGATTTTGGGACAACTCCTACGGCGATGTGCGGCGCGACATGCGCGGGCGTTATCCGCGTCACCCTTGGCCGGAAGACCCCCGACAGGCCGACCCTACGCTGCGCGCCAAACCGCGCAAATAACAGGCCGTCTGGGGCCGATTCGCTGCGCCATCATTTGCAAAAATGCCCGATGCGGCGTAGATTGCAGTGTCGCATATAACAAAAACCATAAAGCGGTGAGGCAATCGACATGACCAATGGACTCAAAAAGGCATGGACCGAGCTGGTTCAACCCCTGCTGCGCCGTCCGCGCGAACATCAGGTGGCTGCGCTATGCTGGCGCGACGCAGAGGGCGGCGATGGCATCGAGATCCTGCTGATCACCAGCCGCGGCACCGGGCGCTGGGTCATGCCAAAGGGCTGGCCCATCGAAGGACTGACCGGCGCCGAGGCCGCCCTGCGCGAAGCGTGGGAAGAGGCCGGCGTCACCGGTGCGCCGCCTGCCGCGACGCCCATTGGCAGCTATGATTACGGCAAAACCCAAGAATCCGGCTATGATCTGGCGGTCGCCGTGCAGGTCTATAAGCTGCATGTGCAGGGATTGTCAGACAGCTTTCCCGAATCCGGCGAACGCCGACGGGCCTGGGTCAGCCCGGCCAAGGCCGCAACCATGGTGCGCGAACCCGGGCTTCAGGACATTCTGCGCGCGCTCTGACGCTGGTGGTGCCCCCTGCCCGCGAAAGACATTGATCCACCCGCCGTTCCTGTCTAATGCGTTTTGTCATATCTCTGACCCAAGAGGTGTGGCAAAACGCGCGCAACGCTCAACCGTTTCGCGCGTTTTGCGTTTGGGCGGATGCTACTGAAGGACGCGCAAGGCTATACCCCGGCGGCGACACATCAAGGCGGACGAATTTTGGCCAAAACCCCCGATACCCGCAACTGGAGCACGATCGACAAGGATCTCAGCCGGATTTCCCATGTCGAAACGGCAGCCGCCTACGCCGCCCGCCCGCTGATCGCCACCGGCGTTGCGCTGGCCTTTATCGTTCTGGCCGGGCTGGCCGCCGCCGTCTTCTTTGTGCAGACGCCGACCAGTAGCATCGTCGTGGCGGCTGCCGTCTTTGGCGCCTACATGGCGCTGAATATCGGCGCCAATGACGTGGCCAACAACATGGGCCCGGCAGTGGGCGCAGGGGCGCTGTCGATGGGCGGCGCCATCGCCATCGCCGTCGTGTTTGAAAGCGCCGGCGCGCTGCTGGCCGGCGGCGACGTGGTGTCGACCATCTCCAAGGGCATCATTGACCCCGCTGGCGTGGCCGAGACACGCGTTTTTGTCTGGGCGATGATGGCGGCACTGATATCGGCCGCGCTCTGGGTCAATCTGGCGACCAAGATCGGCGCGCCGGTCTCGACCACCCATTCGGTGGTCGGTGGCGTCATGGGCGCGGGGATCGCAGCCGCAGGGTTTTCCGCTGTCAACTGGCCCACCATGGCCGCAATCGCCGCCAGCTGGGTCATCTCGCCCATGCTCGGCGGTATTGTCGCCGCCGCGTTCCTTGCCCTCATCAAAAGCCGGATCCTCTATCAGGAGGACAAGATCGCGGCCTCCCGCCGGTGGGTGCCGATCCTGGTCGGTATCATGGCCGGCACGTTTGCGACCTACCTCGCCCTCAAGGGGCTCAAGAGCGTGATCAAGATCGACATGCCCACCGCGCTGTTGATCGGCGCCGCTCTGGGAACAGCGACATGGGCACTCACGCGCCCGATGATTCGGCGCAAGTCGCAGGGCATGGAGAACCGCAATAAATCGGTCAAGGTGCTGTTCGGGCTGCCCCTGATCTTTTCCGCAGCGCTTTTGTCTTTTGCCCATGGCGCCAATGACGTGGCAAATGCGGTCGGCCCGCTGGCGGCGATCGTGCATGCGGTCCAGGCCGGAGACGTGGCCGCAGACGTGCAGATTCCCACCTGGGTCATGGTCATCGGCGCGCTAGGCATTTCGTTCGGCCTGTTCCTCTTTGGGCCGAAGCTGATCCGTATGGTCGGCAGCCAGATCACGAAACTGAACCCGATGCGCGCCTATTGCGTCGCGCTGTCGGCAGCGATGACCGTCATCGTCGCCAGTTGGCTGGGGCTGCCGGTCAGCTCGACCCACATCGCGGTCGGTGGCGTCTTTGGCGTCGGCTTTTACCGCGAGTGGCACATGGAGCGGCGGCGGCGGCAAAATCTGCCCGTGCGCAGCGAGAGCCCAAGTATCGAGCCTGATGAGCGGCAGCGCCGCAAGCTGGTCCGCCGCAGCCACTTTATGACCATCGTCGCGGCCTGGGTCATCACCGTGCCCGCCGCCGCACTGATGTCCGCAGGTATCTTCGCGCTGCTGAACCTGCTGCAGTAACCACGTCCGCCGCATTTCCCCGGCGCTTTCAGCTTTTCACATGGCGGCTGTGGCATTGTTGGAACCTCAGCAGGTTCAGGACGGAAATCACAAGCGATCATACGAAATATGGCCGCGACTCGCCGAGCCACGGCCATTTCTCATTTCTGGAACACCTGACAAGAGTCGAGGCGTCATACCCCATCACACGAAATGCGCCACCAATCCGGCGGGGCCTTGCATATCCGAAATCCGGCTTAGCGCCGCCGGTCGCGGCGCGAGCTCATCGGCTGGAACGCGACACCGACATGTGCCTCGCAATAGGGCTTGCCCGCTTGGGACGGCAGGCCGCAGAACCAGAAATCGTCGGTCGCCGGGTCGCCCACTGGCCACTTGCAGGTCCGCGATGTCAGCTCCATCAGTGACAGCCTCTTCGCCTTCTTCTCAACTTCGTTGACCTTTGCCAATGCCTTGGGGTCAATCTCGTTGGCGGAGGGTTGCGGCGGCAGTGGCTGTCCGGCGGGAATGATCGGCTTGATCCGCGTGACAGGCGCGCGCTCTTCCTCTTCGGGCTCGGGGGCCGGTTCTGCCTTGGCGGCGGGCTTCTCCGCGGGCGCCTTGGTGGGCTTGGCCGCAGGCCGCAGCGGGGCCTTGGCCGCCGGTTTGACGTCGGCCTCTGCCGGGGCCGGGCTGGCAGTTTGCGCAGACGCGGCAGCGGCAGCACCGCCGTTGCGGTTCGACAGGCCCAGCCTGTGGACCTTGCCGATCACGGCGTTGCGGGTAACACCGCCCAGCTCCTTGGCGATCTGGCTGGCCGACTGGCCCTCGCCCCACATTTTCTTCAGCAGTTCGACGCGATCATCGCTCCAGGACATGGACCCGTTCCTATAACCAAGGGCGGCCCGCATCAGATCGCGCCGCCCTGCAAATTTCTTGAGATCCCTATTCTAATCACTCACGCTTGAGTTACAAGGCATCGATACATATCAGCGCCGGGCAAACCCGCGCGGCAGGACGATTCAGGAGCCTTTCATGCACGATTTTGCGAAAATGGGCACGCGCCGCTTTGGCCGCGTCAACTGGCTGGGCGTCGCCACGCTCTGCTCGCGCGAGATGCAGCGTTTCATGGCGGTCTGGACCCAGACACTGCTGGCGCCGCTGGCCACGGCGGCGCTTTTCATGCTTATCTTTACCATCGCTATCGGCCCTACACGCGGCGAGGTGATGGGCGTACCCTTCACGCATTTCATCGCGCCCGGTATCCTGATGATGACCGTGATCCAGAACGCATTTGCCAACACGTCATCCTCCATCGTCATCGGCAAGGTGCAGGGAAATATCGTCGACACGCTCATGCCGCCGCTCAGCCCGGCCGAACTGGTGGTGGGCTATCTGGTCGGGGCGATCGGTCGGGGCCTGTTCGTGGCGGTCGCGATCGCACTGGGGCTGGCGATCTTCCTCGGGATCACGCCGACACACCCGGTGCTGCTGCTGGGGTACGTGATCCTCGGCTCGGCCTTCATGGGCGCGGTCGGTATTGTCGCGGGCGTTTTCGCCAACAAATTCGATCAGATGGCGGCGATCACGAATTTCATCGTCACGCCCCTCGCGTTCCTGTCAGGCACGTTTTACTCGATCGATGCGCTGCCGCCCATGCTGAAGACGATCACCTATTTCAACCCGATTTTCTACCTCATTGACGGGCTGCGCTATGCGATGCTGGGCGTATCGGACAGCGCTCCGGCCTTGGGCGTTGCCGTCGCGCTTGGCTCTACAATGGCGGTCAGCGGCATCGCGCTGGCGATGTTTGCGCGGGGCTACCGGCTGAAGGCGTAATGCGCGCCGATTGACAGCGCGCAGCGCCTGAGTCACTCCTTGCAGCCTCAAGTCAAGGAAAACGCCATGATCCCGACCGTTCTGCCAACCTATAACCGCGCGCCCCTAACATTTGTAAAGGGCGAAGGCAGCTGGCTGATCGA
This window harbors:
- the hrpB gene encoding ATP-dependent helicase HrpB, which gives rise to MTPDLPITEVIPPLIKALRSRGRAVLQAPPGAGKTTLVPLALLDAGVAPGRIVMLEPRRLAARAAAERMAQTLGEEVGQTVGYRVRGEAKVSKSTRIEVVTTGILTRRIQSDPELAGVGAVIFDEFHERSLDSDLGLALCLEIAGALRPDLLLLAMSATLDAAPVAVLMGDAPLITSQGRAYPVETRWLDRPVPKAQRFEVALADLTCTALEQTTGGVLVFLPGEGEIRRLEGLLAPHIPVGCVIRPLFGAMDFTAQRAAIAPEASARKIVLATSIAETSLTIEGIRTVVDGGRARRARFDPASGMARLVTEPVSRAEATQRQGRAGRVAPGACYRLWTRGEEGALPAFPPAEIEAADLAPLALELALWGAAPDQIPLLTQPNPGSYGEAQALLMMLGALDGASHITAHGRALAALPLHPRLAHMLALAGPDAAPLAALLSDRDPLPRSAPADLVLRLKAIRNPKGPHPYPPSRAVLHRIAQEARRLRSTTKPPGEPISDAEMAALAYPDRIGLRRPGDAPRYLLSGGKGAMLDATDTLAGQRLIVVTDTDGNPREARIRQAIALSDAGLRRLFADQIAWHDVCAWSRREGRVLTRQQERFGALVLEDRQWKGAPQAAVARAMLDGVRDIGLIWTDAARRFAARVALGRAAGMDLPDMSDAALLDRLEAWLLPYLDGVKSAQDWRRFDILEALRAQLDWDAMQALDTATPARFTTPLGRDIPIDYGIDPPEIQLRLQEMFGQTTHPMLGRTPLRVTLLSPAGRPVQTTQDIPGFWDNSYGDVRRDMRGRYPRHPWPEDPRQADPTLRAKPRK
- a CDS encoding NUDIX hydrolase, with protein sequence MTNGLKKAWTELVQPLLRRPREHQVAALCWRDAEGGDGIEILLITSRGTGRWVMPKGWPIEGLTGAEAALREAWEEAGVTGAPPAATPIGSYDYGKTQESGYDLAVAVQVYKLHVQGLSDSFPESGERRRAWVSPAKAATMVREPGLQDILRAL
- a CDS encoding inorganic phosphate transporter; this encodes MAKTPDTRNWSTIDKDLSRISHVETAAAYAARPLIATGVALAFIVLAGLAAAVFFVQTPTSSIVVAAAVFGAYMALNIGANDVANNMGPAVGAGALSMGGAIAIAVVFESAGALLAGGDVVSTISKGIIDPAGVAETRVFVWAMMAALISAALWVNLATKIGAPVSTTHSVVGGVMGAGIAAAGFSAVNWPTMAAIAASWVISPMLGGIVAAAFLALIKSRILYQEDKIAASRRWVPILVGIMAGTFATYLALKGLKSVIKIDMPTALLIGAALGTATWALTRPMIRRKSQGMENRNKSVKVLFGLPLIFSAALLSFAHGANDVANAVGPLAAIVHAVQAGDVAADVQIPTWVMVIGALGISFGLFLFGPKLIRMVGSQITKLNPMRAYCVALSAAMTVIVASWLGLPVSSTHIAVGGVFGVGFYREWHMERRRRQNLPVRSESPSIEPDERQRRKLVRRSHFMTIVAAWVITVPAAALMSAGIFALLNLLQ
- a CDS encoding ABC transporter permease; amino-acid sequence: MHDFAKMGTRRFGRVNWLGVATLCSREMQRFMAVWTQTLLAPLATAALFMLIFTIAIGPTRGEVMGVPFTHFIAPGILMMTVIQNAFANTSSSIVIGKVQGNIVDTLMPPLSPAELVVGYLVGAIGRGLFVAVAIALGLAIFLGITPTHPVLLLGYVILGSAFMGAVGIVAGVFANKFDQMAAITNFIVTPLAFLSGTFYSIDALPPMLKTITYFNPIFYLIDGLRYAMLGVSDSAPALGVAVALGSTMAVSGIALAMFARGYRLKA
- a CDS encoding GcrA family cell cycle regulator, whose translation is MSWSDDRVELLKKMWGEGQSASQIAKELGGVTRNAVIGKVHRLGLSNRNGGAAAAASAQTASPAPAEADVKPAAKAPLRPAAKPTKAPAEKPAAKAEPAPEPEEEERAPVTRIKPIIPAGQPLPPQPSANEIDPKALAKVNEVEKKAKRLSLMELTSRTCKWPVGDPATDDFWFCGLPSQAGKPYCEAHVGVAFQPMSSRRDRRR
- a CDS encoding DUF3108 domain-containing protein, producing the protein MRIPALALVITALCLTAQAAPAAEARSSYDVRLLGLPVGQLRLAAREDGAAYAVSSTFATTGLARIVDASFRLSAQGRITAGGLAPSRYDEQIDTGDRRSTAQLSYASGVPRITGGTVAAKVAEDPDALDPRAQKGSVDPLTALYGVLRGRPAKGICRYSVIVFDGARRAALVMSGRRDAGDLVTCTGAYTRLAGFSASEMKRQSVYSFSITYAPAGGVMQPQSLSVRSGYGTAELTRK